The Mycolicibacterium flavescens genomic interval CGCTTCGAGGTATTCGCGCAGCATGGTGCGCCGGCGCCCGGGCGGCACATTGTGGTCGGCGAGTTCGTCGGTGTTCCAGCCGAACCCGACCCCGAGGCTCACGCGGCCACCGGAGAGGTGGTCCAGCGTGGCAATCGACTTCGCCAGCGTGATCGGGTCGTGCTCCACCGGCAGCGCCACCGCGGTCGACAACCGGACCCGCGAGGTCACCGCCGCCGCGGTGCCGAGGCTGACCCAGGGATCGAGCGTGCGCATGTAGCGGTCGTCGGGCAGCGACTCGTCGCCGGTCGTCGGATGCGCGGCCTGCCGCTTGATCGGGATGTGGGTGTGTTCGGGCACGTAGAAGGTGGTGAAACCGTGGTCATCGGCCAGTTTGGCCGCCGCCGCAGGCGTGATCCCGCGGTCGCTGGTGAACAGAACGAGCCCGTAATCCATGCCCAGAATTAGAACGTGTTTCAGTCTGGGGGGCAAGCACGGGTTTCCCTCACCGCGAGCGATACCGGCGACGGGAGACCCGGTCACTGTTGTCATGTCAGACCATGACGACCGAACGCATCGCCGATCACGTGAAGTTCGCCTACTGGGTGCCCAACGTCAGTGGCGGACTGGTGACGAGCGATATCGAGCAGCGCACCGACTGGAACTACGAGTACAACGCGAAATTGGCGCAGACCGCGGAGAACAACGGGTTCGAGTACGCATTGAGTCAGGTGCGTTATGAGGCGAGTTATGGCGCGGAGTACCAGCACGAGTCGACCAGCTTCTCACTGGCGCTGCTGCTGGCCACCCAGAAACTGAAGGTGATCGCCGCGGTGCATCCGGGGCTGTGGCAGCCCGCGGTGCTGGCCAAGCTCGGCGCCTCCGCCGATCACCTCAGCGGCGGCCGGTTCGCGGTCAACGTCGTGTCGGGATGGTTCAAAGACGAGTTCATCCACCTCGGTGAGCCGTGGCTCGAGCACGACGAGCGCTACCGGCGCAGCGCGGAGTTCCTCCAAGTGCTTCGCAAGATCTGGACCGAGGACGACGTTGATTTCCGCGGCGACTTCTACCGCATCCACGACTTCACGCTCAAACCCAAACCGCTCAACACCCCCGAGCGGCCCAATCCCGAACTGTTCCAAGGCGGTACTCCACGGCCGCCCGGCGCAACGGTGGTCTGTATGCGGACTGGTACTTCTCCAACGGCAAGGACTACGACGGGGTGACCGAGCAGATCGTCGACGTTCGCGGGCACGCCCGCACGGTCGGCCGTGAGGTGCGGTTCGGGCTCAACGGCTTCATCATCGCCCGCGACACCGAGAAAGAGGCGAAGGAGACGCTCAAGGAGATCGTCGCCAAGGCCAACAGACCCGCGGTGGAGGGATTCCGCGCCGCGGTCCAACAGGCGGGCAACTCGACCGGGGATCGGCGCGGCATGTGGACGGATTCGACGTTCGAGGACTTGGTGCAGTACAACGACGGCTTCCGCACGCAGCTGATCGGCACACCCGAGCAGATCGCCGAACGCATTGCGGCGTATCGCAAACGCGGAGTCGACCTGATCCTCGGCGGCTTCCTGCACTTCCAGGAGGAGATCGAATACTTCGGCGCAAAGGTGTTGCCGCTGGTCCGCGAAATCGAACAGGCCGAACAGGACACCGTGGGTGAACCGGTGCTGGTCTCTGCATAACGCGCTGTGCGCTAGCGTGGTTTTCAAAGCCCGCCCGAGCACAGGAGAGGCCATGTCGTACCCCCAAGGACCACCCGGTAGCCCGGGATACCCGCAAGCACAGCAGCCGACCACCCAGTTCTCCGCGCCGACGCAGCAGTTCGGCAGGACGCCGGAGAGCTCATCCTCGGCTTCCGACGTCGCGAGCAAGCTGCCTCTCTACCTGGCCGCCGCCGTGGCGCTGTTGGGACTGGCGGTGTACCTCGCGAGCTTTGCGCCCCTGTTCACGATCTCCGCGTCGGATTTCCCGGGCCTGGGCACCATCAGCGGAAGCTCGTTCGGTCTGGTGCTCGCCGTCGCGGCGTCACTCGTCGCGGGCCTGCTCGCCGGAACGGCGCTCCTGCCGAGGCAGGGCGTCCACACGTCGGTGTACGCAGTGCTGGCGGTCGCCGCGTTCCTCCTGATCATCGCCGAGGTGATCAACCGGCCCAGCGGCGCCGCGATCGATTGGGGCCTGTACCTGATCATCGCGTTCTCGCTGTTCCAGGCGATCATCGCGGTGGCTGCGCTGCTGTTCGAGTCGGGTGTCATCACTCCGCCTGCGCCGCGTCCCAAGTACGACCAGTCCTACGGGCATCAGCAGTACGGCGCACCGGGCCCGTACTACGGTCACCAGGGCCAGGGCCAGCAGCACCACGGCGGACCGCAGCAGCGGCCGGGATACCCGTCGACGTACCCGGGCGGCTATCCGGGCGGCCCGTCGACCGGCGGCTACCCGGCAGCCCAGCAACACGGCCAGCAGGGGCAGCAGGGTCCGCAGGGGCAGCAGGGTCCGGCGACGCCGCCGACGGGGTTCCCCGCGTACGGTCAACCGCCGTCGCCGTCGTCTTCGCAGACGTCCTCACCGACGACGCAGAACCCTGAGCAACCGTCGTCTTCCTCGCAGTCAGGTCCGCCGCCTTCCTGAGGTGAGCCAGTAGTCTGAGCCGCGCGTGCGTCACCGCCGCACGGCAGCCTGACACAGGAGCGGCTCAACCAGTGGATCAACGGCCAGTCGGCGCACGCCAGGCGCGTGAGCTGCTTCGGGTCGCGTTCGGGCCGTCGTTGGTGGCGCTTGTCGTCATCGCGGCGATCGTGTTGCTGCAACTGCTGATCGCCAACAGCGACATGACCGGCGCCCTCGGCGCGACCGCGAGCATGTGGCTCGGCGTGCACCTGGTGCCGGTGTCCATTGGCGGCGCCGAGCTCGGGGTGTTGCCGCTGATGCCCGCGCTGGCGATGGTGTGGGGCACTGCGCGCACCACCGCGGCGGCGACCAGTCCGAACGCCTCGTGGTTCGTGACGCGGTGGGTGGTGGCCTCGGCGTTGGGCGGGCCGCTGCTGATCGCCGCGATCGCGCTGGCCGTCGTCCACGACGCCGCCTCGGTGCTCACCGAACTGCAGACCCCGCACGCGTTGCGCGCCTTCGGCGGCGTGCTGGCCGTACACGCGATCGGCGCGGTGGTCGGCGTCGGGTCCCGGATCGGCGCGCGGCTGATGGCCCCGACCTCGGGTCATGCCTCACTGCCCGCCTGGCTGCCCGACGCGCTCCGCGCTGCGGTCGCGGGTGTGCTCGCGCTCGTCGGCCTGTCGGGTGTGGTGATGGCGGGTTCGCTGGTTGTGCACTGGTCGACGATGGACGAGCTCTACTCGATCACCGACTCGATGTTCGGCCAGTTCAGCCTGACCGTGCTGTCGGTGCTGTACATCCCGAACGTGCTGATCGGAACGGCCGCGGTGGCGGTCGGGTCGAGCGCACACGTCGGGCTCGCCACCTTCAGTTCCTTCACCGTCTTCGGCGGCGACATTCCGGCGCTGCCGGTGCTCGCGGCGGTGCCCTCGCCGCCGCTGGGCCCGGTGTGGGTGGCGCTGCTCATCGTCGCGGCGGCCTCGGCGGTGGCGGTCGGGCAGCAGTGCGCGCGACGTCCGCTTCCGCTGGGCCCGGCGATGGGCAAACTGCTCGTCGCGTCGGCGCTGGCCGCACTCGCCATGGCGCTTCTCGGCTACGCCGGCGGAGGACGGCTGGGCAACTTCGGCGACGTCGGCGTCGATCAGACGACGTTCGGGCCCGCGGTGTTCCTGTGGTTCGCCGGAATCGGCGCGTTGACGGTGGTGATGGCCGGCGGCGTGGCCCGCAGGCCGCGGGCGCCCAAGGCGGTCGTCGCTGCTGACCCCGACGTCGACCCGGAGTCCGACGTGGAGGCTGAAGTAGCCGCGGAGCGCGAATCCGAACTGGAATCTGACGACGCCGAACCCGAACCCGGGCCCGAGGTCGTCGGCGATGAGCCCCTCGAAGCCGAATCCGACGTTGATGCGGGCGTCGAAGCCGCGGACCAGGCTGACACCCCCGGGGACCCGCCGAACGACACCGCGAACGACACGGTCGAGGACCCCGAAGAGCACTTCATGGCGGACGACGACGGTCCGCCCGGCACCCATTAGGCTGCCAGGCGTGCAGCAACCCCTCCGCGTACCGCCGAAGGTTCCTGCGCGGGTCGTTGTGCTGGCGTCGGGGACCGGTTCGCTGCTGCAGTCGCTGTTGGACGCCACCGCGGGCGAATACCCCGCATCGATCGTCGCCGTCGGCGTGGACCGCGACTGCGCTGCCGTCGACATCGCCGCGGCCGCCTCGATTCCGTCCTTCACCGTGCGACTGCGCGACTACCCGGACCGGGCGGCGTGGGACGCCGCGCTCACCGAGGCCACCGCCGCCTACGAGCCCGACCTGATCGTCTCCGCTGGGTTCATGAAAATCCTTGGGCCGCATTTTCTCTCGCGGTTCATGGGCCACATCATCAACACCCATCCGGCGCTGCTGCCCGCCTTTCCCGGCGCACATGCGGTGGCCGATGCGCTCGCCTACGGCGTCAAGGTGACCGGCTGCAGCGTGCATCTGGTCGACGCGGGAACCGACACGGGGCCGGTGTTGGCGCAGGAGGCGGTGCCCATCCTCGACGACGACGACGAGGCGACACTGCACGAACGGATCAAGGTCGTCGAACGGCGACTTCTGGCCGAGATACTGGCCGCGGTGGCTGTCCGCGGTGTGACCTGGACGGGACGAAAGGCGACATTGGGATGACCGAGGGCAAGCGGCCGATCAGGCGGGCGCTGATCAGCGTCTACGACAAGACCGGCCTCGCCGAGCTGGCCCGCGGGCTGCACGAGGCCGGGGTCAGCATCGTCTCCACCGGGTCGACCGCGAAAACCATTGCCGCCGCAGATGTTCCGGTGACACCCGTGGAAGAGGTCACCGGCTTCCCCGAGGTGCTCGACGGTCGGGTCAAGACCCTTCACCCGCATGTGCACGCCGGACTGCTCGCCGATCAGCGCAAGCCCGAACACGTCTCGGCGCTGGCCGATCTCGGCGTCGAGGCCTTCGAACTCGTCGTGGTCAACCTCTACCCCTTCGCCGAGACCGTCGCCTCCGGAGCGAGCATCGACGAATGCGTCGAGCAGATTGACATCGGCGGTCCGTCGATGGTTCGGGCTGCCGCGAAGAACCACCCCAGCGTCGCGGTGGTCGTCGACCCGCTGGGCTACGACGGTGTGCTCGCCGCGGTGCGCTCCGGCGGGTTCACGTTGGCCGAACGAAAGATCCTGGCGTCTCTGGCGTTTCGGCACACGGCCGAATATGACGTCGCCGTCGCCTCCTGGATGGGTGCCGTGCTCGCGCCGGAGGAGCCGGCTCAGAAGCTGCCTGCGTGGGTGGGCGGCACGTGGCGGCGCAACGCCGTGCTGCGCTATGGCGAGAACCCCCATCAGCAGGCCGCGCTCTACCGCGACGACGCCGGGTGGCCGGGCCTGGCGCAGGCCGAGCAGTTGCACGGCAAGGAGATGTCCTACAACAACTACACCGACGCCGACGCTGCCTGGCGGGCCGCCTTCGACCACCCCGAGATCTGCGTGGCGATCATCAAGCACGCCAACCCGTGCGGTATCGCGATCTCGTCGCAGTCGGTGGCCGACGCGCACCGCAAAGCCCACGAATGCGATCCGCTGTCGGCGTTCGGCGGTGTGATCGCGGCCAACACCGCGGTGTCGGTCGAGATGGCCGAGACCGTCGCCGACATCTTCACCGAGGTGATCATCGCGCCCGCCTACGAAGCCGGCGCGGTGGACGTACTCACCCGTAAGAAGAACATCCGGGTGCTGGTGGCCGCCGAACCGCAGCCAGGCGGCACCGAGTTCCGTCAGGTCAGCGGTGGTCTGCTGGTACAGCAACGCGACGAGTTCACCGCTGACGGCGACGACCCGCTCAATTGGACCCTGGCCACCGGCGAGCCCGCCGACCCGGCGACCCTGGCGGACCTGAAGTTCGCGTGGCGGGTATGCCGGGCGGTCAAGTCGAACGCGATCGTCGTCGCTGCGGACGGCGCCACCGTCGGCGTCGGCATGGGCCAGGTGAACCGCGTCGACGCCGCCCGGCTCGCGGTGCAACGGGCAGGCGACCGGGTACGCGGCGCGGTCGCCGCCTCCGACGCGTTCTTCCCGTTCCCCGACGGGCTGGAGGTGCTGACCGAAGGCGGCGTCAAGGCGATCGTCCACCCGGGCGGTTCCGTGCGCGACGAGCAGGTCACCGAAGCCGCTGCCAGAGCGGGTATCTCGCTCTACCTCACCGGTGCACGGCACTTCGCGCACTGATGTCTGGTTGATCTCGGCCGAAGACGGCGGGAGGTGGTTATGTTGCACAGCATGTTCACTGCGTCGCGCACCGCCGCCGCCCTGCTGCTGGCGACCTTTGTGCTGGTCTCGTGCACGCGGACCGTGGACGACGCACGCGCTGTCGCGGGTGAGGACCTGTCGGCGGCGGCCGATTCCGGGGCACTCGACTCGTCGCAATGCGAGGCCGTCGACGACCCATTGACGACGATCCCGGCCAAGAACGACAACGAGCCGGTGATGCGGATCCCGACGCCGCCGGGGTGGGAGCGGACCACAATGATGGATTCGGAACTGATCCGCTTCGCCATGCGCAACGACGACCTGACCGCGCAGGGGTTCACGCCGAACGTCGTGGTGACGCTCGAGAGCGCGCCCGGTGTGCAGGACGCGGGCCTGATCTTCACCAACATGCGCGATGCGCTCGAGTCGGGCATCGGCGCCACGGACGTTCGCGAGACCGGGGGCACGGTGTGCGGCGTGCCCGCCAGGATGTTCGACTACCAGATGCCGGTGATGGGCAACGTCGCGCCGCATCCGGCCGTCGCGCTCGGCGCGGTGATGCGCACCGAAGGACGGACTTTCGCGGTCAGCGTGACCGTCCAGACGTTGGTCCCCGAGGACCCGACGTATCAGCGGGACAGCCAGACGATCCTCGACGGGTTCCAACTTCTGCCGCCGTCGGCGGGGTGAGACGCCGCGGTGAGCGTGCAGAAGTGGGCGGACGTGAACGCCGCAGGCATGGGAAACCCGCACGCTCGCGAGACAAGTCGTAGCTTGGAGTGGTGACTCAACCCCAAGATCTACCCCGCACCGTCGGCGAGCTGAGGGCCTCGGGCCATCGCGAGCGGGGCGTCAAGCAAGAAATCCGGGACAACCTGCTGGCCGCTCTGGCGGAGGGACGCGACGCGTGGCCGGGCATCCTCGGCTTCGAGGACACCGTCATTCCGCAGCTGGAGCGGGCGCTGATCGCCGGCCACGACGTGGTGCTGCTCGGCGAACGCGGGCAAGGCAAGACCCGGCTGCTGCGCGCGCTGACGGGTTTGCTCGACGAGTGGACCCCGGTGATCGCGGGTTCGGAGCTGGGCGAGCACCCGTACGACCCGATCACCCCCGAGTCCATCCGGCGCGCGGCGGACTCGGGCGACGACCTGCCGATCGCGTGGCGGCACCGCAGCGAGCGCTACACCGAGAAGCTGGCCACCCCCGACACCAGCGTGGCCGACCTGGTCGGCGACATCGACCCGATCAAGGTCGCGGAGGGCCGCAGCCTCGGCGATCCGGAGACCATCGCCTTCGGCTTGATCCCGAGGGCACACAGGGGCATCGTCGCGATCAACGAGCTGCCAGACCTCGCCGAGCGCATCCAGGTGTCGATGCTCAACGTGATGGAGGAGCGCGACATCCAGGTTCGCGGGTACACGTTGCGGTTGCCGCTCGACGTCCTCGTGGTCGCCAGCGCCAACCCCGAGGACTACACCAACCGCGGCCGGATCATCACCCCGCTCAAGGACCGGTTCGGCGCCGAGATCCGTACGCACTACCCGCTCGAGCTCGAGGCGGAGGTCGGCGTCATCACCCAAGAGGCGCACCTGGCCGCCGAGGTGCCCGAGTACCTGATCCAGGTGTTGGCACGGTTCGCCCGTCATCTACGCGAGTCGCGGTCGATCGACCAGCGCTCAGGGGTTTCGGCACGCTTCGCGATCGCCGCGGCCGAGACCGTCGCCGCGGCCGCGCGTCACCGGTCGGCGGTGCTCGGGGAGCAGGAGCCGGTGGCCCGCGTGGTCGACCTGGGCTCGGTCGTCGACGTGCTGCGCGGCAAGCTCGAGTTCGAGTCCGGCGAGGAGGGTCGCGAGCAGGCGGTGCTCGAGCACCTGCTGCGCCGGGCCACCGCGGACACCGCGCAGCGCCTGCTCGGCGGCATCGACGTCGGACCGCTGGTGGTCGCGATCGAGAACGGCTCGGCCGTCACCACCGGTGAGCGGGTCTCGGCGCGCGAGGTGCTGGCCGCGGTGCCGGAGGTGCCCGCGATCGCCGAGATCCAGAAGCGGCTCGACGCGAAGTCCGACGGGCAGCGAGCGGCCGCGGTGGAGCTGGCCCTCGAGGCGCTGTATCTGGCCAAGCGGATAGACAAGGTGTCCGACGAGGGCGAAACGACCTATGGCTAGACACATCTCGCGGTATTCGCGATACACCGGCGGGCCCGACCCGCTGGCGCCCCCGATCGATCTGCGCGAGGCACTCGAGCAGATCGGCCAGGACGTGATGGAGGGCAGTTCGCCGCGCCGCGCGCTGTCGGAGATGTTGCGCCGCGGCACCAAGAATATGCGCGGCGCCGACAAACTCGCCGCCGAGGCCAACCGTCGTCGCCGGGAGTTGTTGGCTCGCAACAACCTCGACGGCACACTGGCCGAGGTCAAGAAGCTCCTCGACGAGGCGGTGCTCGCCGAGCGCAAGGAGCTGGCGCGTGCCCTCGACGACGACGCGCGGTTCAACGAGATGCGCATCGAGTCGCTGCCGCCGTCGCCTGCCAAGGCCGTCCAGGAGCTGTCGGACTACGAATGGCGAAGCCCCGAGGGACGCGAGAAGTACGAGCAGATCAAGGATCTGCTCGGCCGCGAGATGCTCGACCAGCGGTTCGCGGGTATGAAGCAGGCGCTGGAGAACGCGACCGACGAGGACCGGCAGCGGGTCAACGAGATGCTCGACGACCTCAACGAGTTGCTGGACAAGCATGCCAAGGGCGAGGACTCCCAAGAAGACTTCGACGACTTCATGAACAAGCACGGCGAGTTCTTCCCGGAGAACCCGCGCAACGTCGACGAACTGCTGGATTCGCTGGCCCAACGTGCAGCGGCCGCC includes:
- the rutA_4 gene encoding luciferase family protein gives rise to the protein MTTVTGSPVAGIARGEGNPCLPPRLKHVLILGMDYGLVLFTSDRGITPAAAAKLADDHGFTTFYVPEHTHIPIKRQAAHPTTGDESLPDDRYMRTLDPWVSLGTAAAVTSRVRLSTAVALPVEHDPITLAKSIATLDHLSGGRVSLGVGFGWNTDELADHNVPPGRRRTMLREYLEAMRALWTQEEASYEGEFVNFGPSWAWPKPIQPHIPVLVGAAGTEKNFKWIARSADGWITTPRDFDIDEPVKLLQDTWAGAGRDGAPQIVALDFKPDPEKLARWADLGVTEVLFGLPDKSEDDVAAYVERLAGKLAALV
- the rutA_5 gene encoding alkanesulfonate monooxygenase produces the protein MTTERIADHVKFAYWVPNVSGGLVTSDIEQRTDWNYEYNAKLAQTAENNGFEYALSQVRYEASYGAEYQHESTSFSLALLLATQKLKVIAAVHPGLWQPAVLAKLGASADHLSGGRFAVNVVSGWFKDEFIHLGEPWLEHDERYRRSAEFLQVLRKIWTEDDVDFRGDFYRIHDFTLKPKPLNTPERPNPELFQGGTPRPPGATVVCMRTGTSPTARTTTG
- the ssuD_1 gene encoding dimethyl sulfone monooxygenase SfnG, whose translation is MTEQIVDVRGHARTVGREVRFGLNGFIIARDTEKEAKETLKEIVAKANRPAVEGFRAAVQQAGNSTGDRRGMWTDSTFEDLVQYNDGFRTQLIGTPEQIAERIAAYRKRGVDLILGGFLHFQEEIEYFGAKVLPLVREIEQAEQDTVGEPVLVSA
- a CDS encoding transmembrane protein, coding for MSYPQGPPGSPGYPQAQQPTTQFSAPTQQFGRTPESSSSASDVASKLPLYLAAAVALLGLAVYLASFAPLFTISASDFPGLGTISGSSFGLVLAVAASLVAGLLAGTALLPRQGVHTSVYAVLAVAAFLLIIAEVINRPSGAAIDWGLYLIIAFSLFQAIIAVAALLFESGVITPPAPRPKYDQSYGHQQYGAPGPYYGHQGQGQQHHGGPQQRPGYPSTYPGGYPGGPSTGGYPAAQQHGQQGQQGPQGQQGPATPPTGFPAYGQPPSPSSSQTSSPTTQNPEQPSSSSQSGPPPS
- a CDS encoding putative conserved membrane protein is translated as MDQRPVGARQARELLRVAFGPSLVALVVIAAIVLLQLLIANSDMTGALGATASMWLGVHLVPVSIGGAELGVLPLMPALAMVWGTARTTAAATSPNASWFVTRWVVASALGGPLLIAAIALAVVHDAASVLTELQTPHALRAFGGVLAVHAIGAVVGVGSRIGARLMAPTSGHASLPAWLPDALRAAVAGVLALVGLSGVVMAGSLVVHWSTMDELYSITDSMFGQFSLTVLSVLYIPNVLIGTAAVAVGSSAHVGLATFSSFTVFGGDIPALPVLAAVPSPPLGPVWVALLIVAAASAVAVGQQCARRPLPLGPAMGKLLVASALAALAMALLGYAGGGRLGNFGDVGVDQTTFGPAVFLWFAGIGALTVVMAGGVARRPRAPKAVVAADPDVDPESDVEAEVAAERESELESDDAEPEPGPEVVGDEPLEAESDVDAGVEAADQADTPGDPPNDTANDTVEDPEEHFMADDDGPPGTH
- the purN gene encoding phosphoribosylglycinamide formyltransferase, formyltetrahydrofolate-dependent, translated to MQQPLRVPPKVPARVVVLASGTGSLLQSLLDATAGEYPASIVAVGVDRDCAAVDIAAAASIPSFTVRLRDYPDRAAWDAALTEATAAYEPDLIVSAGFMKILGPHFLSRFMGHIINTHPALLPAFPGAHAVADALAYGVKVTGCSVHLVDAGTDTGPVLAQEAVPILDDDDEATLHERIKVVERRLLAEILAAVAVRGVTWTGRKATLG
- the purH gene encoding phosphoribosylaminoimidazolecarboxamide formyltransferase/IMP cyclohydrolase; this encodes MTEGKRPIRRALISVYDKTGLAELARGLHEAGVSIVSTGSTAKTIAAADVPVTPVEEVTGFPEVLDGRVKTLHPHVHAGLLADQRKPEHVSALADLGVEAFELVVVNLYPFAETVASGASIDECVEQIDIGGPSMVRAAAKNHPSVAVVVDPLGYDGVLAAVRSGGFTLAERKILASLAFRHTAEYDVAVASWMGAVLAPEEPAQKLPAWVGGTWRRNAVLRYGENPHQQAALYRDDAGWPGLAQAEQLHGKEMSYNNYTDADAAWRAAFDHPEICVAIIKHANPCGIAISSQSVADAHRKAHECDPLSAFGGVIAANTAVSVEMAETVADIFTEVIIAPAYEAGAVDVLTRKKNIRVLVAAEPQPGGTEFRQVSGGLLVQQRDEFTADGDDPLNWTLATGEPADPATLADLKFAWRVCRAVKSNAIVVAADGATVGVGMGQVNRVDAARLAVQRAGDRVRGAVAASDAFFPFPDGLEVLTEGGVKAIVHPGGSVRDEQVTEAAARAGISLYLTGARHFAH
- a CDS encoding putative lipoprotein LpqN; protein product: MLHSMFTASRTAAALLLATFVLVSCTRTVDDARAVAGEDLSAAADSGALDSSQCEAVDDPLTTIPAKNDNEPVMRIPTPPGWERTTMMDSELIRFAMRNDDLTAQGFTPNVVVTLESAPGVQDAGLIFTNMRDALESGIGATDVRETGGTVCGVPARMFDYQMPVMGNVAPHPAVALGAVMRTEGRTFAVSVTVQTLVPEDPTYQRDSQTILDGFQLLPPSAG
- the bchI_1 gene encoding Mg-chelatase subunit ChlI yields the protein MVTQPQDLPRTVGELRASGHRERGVKQEIRDNLLAALAEGRDAWPGILGFEDTVIPQLERALIAGHDVVLLGERGQGKTRLLRALTGLLDEWTPVIAGSELGEHPYDPITPESIRRAADSGDDLPIAWRHRSERYTEKLATPDTSVADLVGDIDPIKVAEGRSLGDPETIAFGLIPRAHRGIVAINELPDLAERIQVSMLNVMEERDIQVRGYTLRLPLDVLVVASANPEDYTNRGRIITPLKDRFGAEIRTHYPLELEAEVGVITQEAHLAAEVPEYLIQVLARFARHLRESRSIDQRSGVSARFAIAAAETVAAAARHRSAVLGEQEPVARVVDLGSVVDVLRGKLEFESGEEGREQAVLEHLLRRATADTAQRLLGGIDVGPLVVAIENGSAVTTGERVSAREVLAAVPEVPAIAEIQKRLDAKSDGQRAAAVELALEALYLAKRIDKVSDEGETTYG